Part of the Vanessa atalanta chromosome 1, ilVanAtal1.2, whole genome shotgun sequence genome is shown below.
taGTAGCAGGACGTTAAAAGATAGCGTTGTTTGCACGCCTACGCTTCAGACAGGATGCATTGATCTTATGTCTGAACTCTCTCTGGTCATGTCTAATTTGCAGTCCTATCAGATTATAGTATTAAACGATTAAAGCCTATTCTTGTCTTTATGCTATCACACTTTTGGCTAATCCCCATTGATAATGGCAACCGTATATCGACGAGGCCAGAAAATGTTAGCAAAAATTGACATTCAGTTTTGTGTCACGAAATCACGAcacaaacttttaaattttttttcaaacaatcgCGCTGTATTTTCTCTTTTgatgaattactaatattcctatttacccatCGACCGTAAACTGTAATGCTcttattacaaaacaatgtaTCTAAATTTTGAACTTATTCAAGAGctgaatattatttgtttcaataacAAAGCACCTCTTACAGGtaacttaatattgttattttctatCATCAAATAATGTGATGAATAAGAGgcgttcattttttaaaataaatactataataataataatagaatcatGCCCTAACACTACAACTAATGCTCCTTAATTAATTCTACTCTCGATTTTTTCCACAACACacaatagataaataattgtagTACCATGTACAAGCATTCACGGTcccagaaaatttaaaaaaatcgttaaatttctaatattatcaAAGTGGCCGCAATTCGAATGAAATATACTTGTCTGAATTTCTTCTTTCCGCTCTCATTTCTTATGTCATACATAATAGATCCTTGTAAAAACAAAGAACCAATGTGCCGCCGGTATCAAACGTGTTCAGTTCAGTACAGTTCAGTTATGAAATGAAAACTCACATTAGAATGAATAATTGctttaataatagaaaagagattaaaacatttctaaatatacatttagtataatatttctttcatcaACCACAATTCTTACCGTCAATGAATCAAAAACACCAGACACAAGATACGATGTGCCCCTAATTACGCTGGCTCACACAGCCTTCAAATATGAACACAGTGATACAAATGATTGCATTGATAATTCTAAATACTAATCTATATCATACACATAcgagcattgctgtttggtaataaattgaataagtaaaaaacaaatgaaagtgtTCAAATAGatgattattaaaacaatgccgtcttcttctttcgaatgttaaatcaattatgAGTGAAAGagagaaattaatttttaaataagcagccgctaaacaaattttatatgtagagccgttaaaattactttagatTTTGTTTGTACGAAACACTCGGTTTTGTAAAACGAATTTCCACGACGTCTACAAGATTAACTGACACGTACTCTTTAGAATTAGCACTGCAATCTATCTCACTcgaaaacaaatattcatttaactttACCGTCTACTACGATAGTTTTAAGTTGTTTTAAGCATTCTGAATCCTGAATTTtgggtaaatatttttcaaacacgACAGACGGTTCTAGTATAATAGCTtaatcaaacaataattataattttaatatattataatttaaattaaaaatatagaaaacgtGCTTCGAGAAATTATGGAGCACATTATTGAGACCAACGTAAACTAAGTTACGTAAAAACATCTATTGTTTATCTTATTACAGGAACTTTATGTATGCGTGAGTAAGCATCAATATTTACGCActagtgttattaatatttttacttcataGTTCATCGCTTTTGCCTATTTAAGCcttttttgtaacataattttaattttgctcttcagatttttttattttaatcaccaACCATATTCCAATATACGTCTATAtacttcaatatataataataataaacgggATGTAAAGTTACATTTCTTAAATGCCTCATAACTGTACAAATTTCTCTTCTCCTCTTAAGAATGAGGTTTGAAGCTTATCCCAACGCACTCCTCTGATTATTATTGGTGAATATACATCTGACAGcgattcattaaaaacaaagaaGCTACTGCTTCAGGATTTTTTCCTTCATTTACTAATAcggattaaaaatatgaaaagcaAACCGTCTTTGTATGGATCTGAATCCTTCGGAGATCGGTTAAAAGAAGCGTGTTATAGATTAAAGaggtaattttatcaaaatattttgtattataaatatataataaaaagccaCACATGGCAAGTTTTATATTGAAAGTAATTGTCTTTAAAACTCCTTtactaaagcaataaataattcttgGCAATAAAAGCCGAAATTGAACGAGTTTCACAAAGAATAGTCGCAACAAGGAGCATATTATTCAGTGTCAACGACGGGACGTGTTCTAATATATGCTTTAATAAAAGGGTTCCAGTTCTACTGAACGTACATCACGGAAACCCAAGGTATCAAGatgttgaatttattatttattgatgacaTTCCTTATAAATTCAGGTAGGTACCGTTACTAAATCATATTGATGTTATTtggaaaaattatgttttttttttgataacataATATTGCAACAAAGATCTATAGACTACATAAATCATATCTGTTTTACATTATGAGaattatacgaaatataatttgatgaaTGTGATCATATATTAGACTGAAATGATAATTATCATACCACAAttagaaaaatacaataatatacacatGGTAAAAAGCTTcaagttagtattcgttgatttaaaaaatatataaatcgtaaatgtttttttttttttttttgtgtatgtttGATTAAAAAGTGTCACTGctgagttttattattttattattattgccagCTCTCGTCAGTAGAAACATTCGAAACAAATAGCCTActtgattgaaatatattttgattttgataaaacataCTTCATGCATTATCagacattaattttaacaatagatACTTGCTACACATTGTTCATTTAAGCAAAGTTTTTCTTGAATTAACAATTCCGTCGGACCTTTCGAGGCCTAAACAAAGAGAATCAGGTGGACCTTGGACAGGACAATGTTACACCCACTGAAAGATTCCATAAAAACTGTAATGGTACCCTCGTCACGTTCGGACATCTTATTTATCTAGTCACGAGCGAAATCATTGTTTCCTTTTCGTTGTTCTCGGAAAAACACGCCTTATTACGGCTACGGCTAACAGATGAACTGCTAAACAACGCCATTGTCTCCGATACTTGTGTGTGACGTTCGCTCTACGAGGGTCATATGCTAACAGTGGTATTTTATTCATTCGCTCTCTGATATTTCGTAttccattaataaattattaatttggttCATTCcgacattaaaaaaacaccCAATCCTGGAAGCTCTGCCATGTTTTTATATCATCtattaggaaaaaatatttctactagCAGTATTATTTTCCACGACAACTGTCATATGATATTTCGATTAAATGTGAgtattcaaatgtaaataataaaacgaaattgaattttctataatattacatctAATTCCTTCAAAATATTTGCCTTCTGCGCTTAAGATTCTCTCGTTTGCATATATCGTAGCAAAGTGAAAAATGAATACGCAGAATTCATGATCTagataaagaaagaaaaataaatataagttaaaattaaagttaaatattgaatttaatattcgaaatcatacaaacattatttattttaaaaaataattgttattaatatttgttggtatagtcaaatgaaaataaaatatcttaaattatccACTTTACTTATATACTCtaccaataacattttaaaaagcgGCGTCATTCGTGAGGTTTGATTAGATATCCCAATGGGATttcaattatgaaattataattatataatgaatgcaaatattaacacaaaatgcgatttttgtttattattatataggtattgattaaaattaaatttaaacttacagAAGTGAAAGTGCTTAATGAAAGTGGAAACATCTTCCATCCAGTAATAGAGAGGGGACGATTAGCCCTTTCAACGAAGACTCTTATGCTACTCTTGAAGCGGCGACACCGAGGCGTCCAGTCGCAAATGTAAATTGCTTCAGATAATAGGCGACTCTAGAAACAAAAGatcttattattatctattttttaaaatgacgattaaaGTCGTGAATATTTTATAGACATAACTTTATAGGTATTACCTTTGTGATAATGCGAGTTCCAAACCAACATGGTACCATTATTTGTATCATCATGACAAACATGTAAGTTGCAAGGAACATGTAATACTGGAAAGGAGAAGGCTGAAAAAAACAAAGGTATCAAAATAGAAATATGACAAAACatacaatatctaaatataatttatttatttcttaccaaAGTGAAACGAAACAGACAAACGCAAATTATACACGACGCCATACTAAATTGTACAAACAATGTTATACTGAATACATTTTCGATTAAATCACAAAATctgaaatagaaattattttatttatatatttaaagtgtttctaacataaaacaaacaaaaacaacaataggtgctgttaataaaatataatgaaattaaagcaATTCTGgaacaacatttttttccacGTTTGTTTCATACTGTCTTTTAGTAATGTACTCACTTTGCAACTTCATCAAAATGTatgatagatttatttaaatcttcgaTGTAATATAATTCATTGATTTCACTTCGTTCCTTTCTGTTACGAGTATTCAAAGAAATAGAATAATTGCTATCATGTTTATTTGTTACTGTCATCAATTTCTGCTCTAGTATTTCTAACTGAGCTATAACCAAAATCATAAGACCCAAGAAAAATGTATCGATATTGACATTGTAAAGCATGTTCATGTGAATTCCAATACTTTGATAGAAATAAACGGGATAAATGAAGGTCTCTGTAAAGTTTTCACTTAGGAAAGAATAACTAGACACTGGTAAAACCAATGGAACCGGTAAAAATAAATGAGCAATAAATGGAGACGAAACATGAACGAAATTGGAAAAATATGAGACCAATGCTACAATTTTCCaatatttgacattgaatttcattgcattttttatgaaaaccgTTTCTGTTTCATTTATGGACTGAAAAGTTTCGCTATCTAATGTCTTCAATATTTCTTCAATTTTCTCTCTCATTATCATAAATGTAAGCACCTTCGACATAACCGCTAAttccgtaaaataaaatatcatttcctCGATGAAATGATCCAAGTTTCtttctaagaaataaaaatttaaggtgCTTAGTCCAtcgtacaaaattataaatgcgaacaCAAAGATTTTCGAATACCAATTGTAGAATTTCCATTTGATTTCCAGTGGATAGATTCCAAGAAATTTCCAATATTTCATATTCCTAATAAAACAGTCGGTTTGTTTCACGAgtggcattttattttaatttaaattctttatatacCGTAAAATAGCACTGACGGTACTGTTATACTCTTGAATTGACTGAGATGTTATAGGTTTAGATGTGTGGAAAAATATGATAGCTTCcccatttcttatatatttcttttcattAAACTTGCGACTGGTTTGTCATTATGAAAGTTTAAATGCAAATTCTAATTAGTAGGCCGTGGACCAGTAATGGAACACTTCAACTACATATTTAGAACTGCACGTTTGTCATtaagaatgtttaaaaattaatccaaCATACGTGCAATTCAAAGAAGGAAGTTCTCAATAAGTACCACATACACGTCGAAACGATGCAAATGGATCTAGGTTAATTGCAGGAGCCTTACTTTTTAAATGAGACGCAATTAGTGCAGGTGACGTCGTCCACCCGCAAAATAGTCTAGGAATTCGCTCTAATTGCCGGCTTCCAACCAACTATTTCTTAAGGACTCTCTGCTTTCAACAGAAAAATGATCTTTTTGATTACAGCTTACGTTGATAGAACGTTAAGGTTCTAAGTTCACTACAcatcttcttttttattattgtttgtgttGCATTTTCTTCGTAGCAACCTGCCGCTTCTGCCTCGCAATCAGTCTCCGCCTAACCCCGCGAACAAATATTTGCTATTGGATTTGGTGCATAGCagcatgaaatatatttactataaatattatctgcATAATAAATGTATGGCCCggaaatttaatgtttgttttctttttatttcactagTTCTAGTCCGAGCGTGGGTGTTCGTAGGTTTTGGGTTAAAaaagcctatatccttccttatagttcaagcttgcttcttaacaaattttattaaattctggtCAGTGGGTTGGACGTAAAAACGTAACAGTTACACTCACtatcgcatttattatattagtataaattgtgTATGTAGTTGTGTTGTGTGCTATttattagattaattataaatattatctgcaTAAAAGTTGTatgtcttaataatattaaattttatgtgtgtgtgtgtgtgtgtttgtgtctTCAAGATTTTAGtatcacaaattaaattaaatatttatcgcaCTTCTCTCACACATAAAAAAGTCACACGTAGATATGgtctatttatttgtgtttacagTTTTTCGGTTCTCGCACAgactactaatttaataaatatggaacttctatattatttaaggtCATTTAGTTTTAGTTTGGATTTATCAAATGTTGTATCTTTATAGgttatagttttctttttaatagtcGATCCAAACGCTTTTTGTACGAACGCTGACCTTTTACTGATACAtgaaaacgataaataaaagatGTATAAATCTATAAAGCGCCTACAAAAAGTTTGCAACAGcagatatatcttttttatagatatcgttttgtatgtttaaaaattgtaatgataATTATCCTTTACTTATGCGGTTACGATGAATTAATCATTTTCTTAAtgaattacatacaaattttaaaacgttCTTTTTTTacgaactattttaataaacgtttgaGAAAAACATGCGGATCGTGTTGTGCGATGCATTGTCTAATAAAATATAGGCAAACGGATAACCCACCATAGATTTTGAagctgtaataaaaattaaactttatatattccCAATGCGTCATCacccttgggaattaagatgttatgtcccttgtgcctgtaattacacgaGCTCACGCAatcttaaaaccggaacacaacaatacaaaatattactgtttggcggaataacatctgatgagtgggtgaacTTTGTGCAGGCGTATCtctgcacaaaatcctaccaccaatagtatagtatagtgttatatatgtatgtataatttataagaaataacgcTATAAATATTGTctcacatattttttaaaggataACAAACGGTTACCTAAAAGGTAAACAAAAACCTTATTACTCGCCCGTGTGTTTTAGGTTATTGTTCTATGTTGCGGGGCGATGGGGCTCACACAAACGCTACTTGATTTTCTGAGAGCGTACAACAAAGGCAGAACACCTCTCCACATAGTTATTTTTTCACGTAGCGTCATTAGATCGTGCAACTAGACGATACTTTTATCCAGCAGATACGTATACGGGGCGTTCGTTACAGCCGAATCCATTCCCGATGGGCTCTCGTTCATTCCTTACCTATTATTTCGAACGAAATccgtacatttttaatattaatcctCATTTTACAATCAGGAAAGAAGCGGggcaatttgaatttttaaacagTTGATAATGAACGATTTATTTACGGATCGGTAATTTCTGATTTAACAACGTTGTGTATATTGGTGTTCAATTTTAACTTGTAATATTCACGGCGTTAATTGCGAGAGCTCTTTTGATGTAAGCCATCTTTGTTTCTGCAGAGGAAACAGTTACTCGTGGattgtttgttaataattaaatctgcTACTTTTACCTCAATTCCTTCGCAGAATTACAATGTTTGAATGTAAACATTTCACTTCGTTAATTGTATgagaacaatttttatataacagaaggcgttgttgaaaatatatttaataacttaagcTTAATTATTCGGTATATGTTTTGAGTTCTCGTTAAGCTGCGTAAGGGTTTTAATTGTTTAGTCTGTATTCTACATTTATTTGTCTGTGGTTCTATTGACATATCTGTATTAGTTTTGATAAAATCTTacgtaattatcattataatgtaaacatttgtgtaaggaattaattttattacgttaaatCTCTCTGCTGTTTTCACAttcttgttattttgtttttacttaatggtaaagtaattttatctattactcaatatttaaacttagtttTCGGTAAGACCTTAATACCCTAGTATGATGGCTCCAGGTTCATAAATTATTCACCTCCGatcatattgatatattattcgatacataTAGTATGAcaagaatttatttcaaaatcataaCATTAAACAATATACAAAGGGTTATATTTTAAGGGTTCATAATACCCGtctgaacattaaaaaaaaaacaaaattaaagataagCTTAAAAACATGCTTCATAAAAGAGCCATATTACCTTTTTCCATGAGGGTTCTCCACACATCCATAGCTTCAAGAGTGAACTTCACTAGGAGCTGTATCATCACCTTGATACTTCATGTTAACAGCGACTTGAACTACGCAACCGAGACTAAAAACAACGAAAGTCATTTCGCATGATTTATAACAAAGCACCTAAAAGTCTCGTAAGTGCACTTTAGTTTATCCAAATGTTTGAAATCCCAGATTAGGTCCTCATCCACTGAAATTATACACGGTGTtctgaataaaaatgaaagtaaaaacaaattatgttatgtatttgctattttaaaaatatcaatttgtaaTTACTCAATAAATAATCCTTCTTATAATAATCctaaacatacataaatcaaGCATTATTAAgcccttttaaataaattattgatgtcACTCAAACAAGCAATAGCAATCAAAATAACCAAAgtcatcaattaatattttgctttatGGTAGTTATTGCAAAGACAATGAACACGTGGTTTAAATTCTACGCAGACAATGACCGGTCACCATTTTGGTTCCTAAACTGTTGGCGAATTCCGTTCGACATCGTGGCATGCGCTCGCCATAATGATTCATACACTCGTGGGATTCGCGCGGCAACATTCGCTGTTCGCGCCACCCGCCTTTGTGTTCGCGCCGCCCGCCAGTAGCCGCTGCCCGTGGCATATTTAGTATATTCATTAGTATATTCATGCATTTGTTTCATTGACCCGGAAGACCCGCAAGACCCGGTGCTGTCATCGTCAAGACCTGATCCAGCTCAGCGGAGATGACGTCTCGAAGCGTTAAATGATATGAAACATACTGCACCATATGATCCTACGAAACCAACAAATGGGATTAGGTCAAGTGAACgttgaattttgaaatgtaatatatcttttacgtatatttaatattcaatcaaGTTAGCAACCGCCGTTAAAATTTcgtgcaaataaaacaaattttgttaaaaaataacaagaaacaAATACAGCTAAGAActtgaataaatactttaatatttaaaaaaatctaatatcaaaataattaccaTAAAAAGAGGATGATGTATGTACGCGGCTCTGTCTGCTTCTATTACGCAAAAGTCTTAATGGCACTTCAGGTGGTCCAAAGATGTTATCCCCATCGCTGCTTGTTTCAGACACGCACGACTGTAATGGCCGCGCTCATTAGCACTATTCAAGAACCCTCCATATTAACAGTTAGTAAACTTAACAATGTACACAAACTGTAACAAGAGATCTAGCAAGTTTCACTGCTACATAGTTTTTAATGGAACTTTTTATCCAGAAAgtactaaaaacatttttgaagtaAGATACTGTTTGAGTTTTGTAACGAGCTCGCAGAGTTGATTCTCTTCttgtatatttatgatataataaagttattttgttcAATGGCTTTAATACATTTgcatttattacaaactttgcaaacatttgttttataagatttgttgtaaaaattttattttgctatgataactttcttgtaaatattaaGGAAGATTCACCCGACTGCCAAGAGTATTGTGCCTTCGTGAACGCTCGGTACACTATATTAGAGTTCACCGTAAGTGCATGAGAAACCTGCTTTCATTATCAGTTTTAATCTCATTACATTCATAGAAATTTCACATCAAAAATATCCGTCAAAGTTTAGATAAGCTTATGAAACTAGAAAATAGTAATACGCATAATATCTGAAGGAGATCTTATTATAGCTATGGGCCACTCACAGAgtgttatctttttaatttactaacacgGGAATTATTCTATTATCTATTATGCTATCTGTCGTCGTAGTATTTGATATAATACCGTCTGGAAGAATTATGGCTATTAGAATTCGAATAGAGAATCAAATGCTACTAAATGAAAGATCAACGATCGTCTAACATCATATAAGAGGTTTCCTATGttcttatttatgttaaataatattatttttcattaatatcagtttattgttgataaaatattatagtctaggaataactgaaataattttaaacgagaGAACAATCCGTTTAATGCGCTATCTCATTAAGCACGAACAAAGTGGATTTAAgacttaataattacttatataaggTAAAGATACTGTTGTTCGAATTAATATTCTTACTTGTATTCATATTCTTGCTGCATTTAAGaatcttaatattaattcattatttgtcCTCTAGGCGTTTATAAAACGTTCATACGATTATTATTAAGCTTGATTAGTTTGTATCTTggcccaaaaaaaaaataagattgttATTGTCACTTAACAAGAGATAATTTGGATTTTAATTCCACCATACGAAGTTGAGACGGTGGTTagctattcaaaaataatatgttcaattTCGATTCTGTCCATTTATATTTTcgattaaaaatcaaaaaaaacgTCATAGACAATATTTCCTACTCTTTTGTCACACTTAGAAGAAAGTGAcctatattatgttattagaaGGCGCTTCTACTACATCACTACATGCACGCGAtagataaagtaattattaaataaattagatgaTTACAAAaacgcttacattatttattgaatgttttaataaattatgtaatcataataattatatttatattatttttgtattgtattgataacattgatactaAATAACTTATACTTAgggggtactttgacttttctgttcaatatttgGAATTATGTGATTTGCAGTGAGGCTTTTATAAGTTGTAGAAGCTCGGTACAGAATGACTTTACTATTTACTCTTTCCTGGAGCAGCAAGGTGCTAACATTTaaagtatgatataattttgcGATAgcgtataattgttattgttaaattgtTGTTGAATTATTGatgatatatgaattgtgttttttgcaATTTGTGTTTTTGCGTTTTTTGTGAAATTGGTGTCaatgtacatattaattaatacaatattacgattactacatctattattgtcttataaccttaaaataagtataataaagtaataaagaaatagaaattatcttaaaatatcctgacataatgtattaattctCTATAAAAATCTAACACACGTAGCAAATAACACATTGAGCTCTCCAACACCCTTATTTTTTCCCCTCCATTCTGGGCCCAATGCACAATTGATTGTAGACATGCCCGTTGACGAACTAAAACTGTAAACTCTAAGGATGTGACAGacaaagcgaaaaaaaaaaactaacaattcaaatatcgaaaccaaaaagtaattttaataacttaattataaataatatcaaagctataaaattaaatcggcGCCTGTAATATTATCCAAATAACTACTATAATATAATGGGTATTCATTACTCAAAGCAATTAGCGTTGGATATTACGTTAGTGATTTTAATCGACGGCAATTCTGAGTTGTCGCTAATAGCGTTCGCAGGTGTTACTGGCTATTAGCCGAGCGTGAAATTCAACTCCTTTGTAGTTTcttgaatttaacaaattataaaacatagacCATAGAAAAAACGTGGTTATGATAGATTTGTTTTTCTAATTGTTAGTTTTATCGTTTAATGGAGTTGTTTTCGAGTATGTAATTTTAGATTAAGCTGCTAAGCAGCGCTTTAATGAATATGGTGGCATTAGCgttgaaacttttaaaataaactttatcatcacaaaatatttattaaacgcttataattattacgttaattttcaatattttttaataaaatacgatacATTTAATGTTAACAACGTCGATTAATTTGATAGAAATAGTGATAAACATTGTGTTAACAAGAAGGAAGATAAACTTGCAACACCAAgcttccgactccgcaaagtcaatacatccttcctgtgACAAGTTATTCGATCTTTAACAAAATGTGATACAAGTATCTATAATAATGGAGTTACttctttgatttttataataatgtataacaaCATAACTGTAGACCTAATTTCCTAAATGTACCCTTTTGGCGCTTAAGCCTTTACTCCTTTCCAATGACGATGTGATTTTTATAGtgacgaaataaaataactactgagtgtgttttttatttctgattcctgtttatttatttttggtggAATCTACATTAGAAACCGGTTAAAGATTCACATATAAACATAATCTCATGAAATGGTTAATCACAAGCAAAGTAAGAGTAATTAATACTACTTGGTTCTAGGATTTTATACAAGCACGTCTGGCTGACCACCCGCTCGTCCTATATTTTACTGCCAAG
Proteins encoded:
- the LOC125064923 gene encoding odorant receptor 43a-like encodes the protein MPLVKQTDCFIRNMKYWKFLGIYPLEIKWKFYNWYSKIFVFAFIILYDGLSTLNFYFLERNLDHFIEEMIFYFTELAVMSKVLTFMIMREKIEEILKTLDSETFQSINETETVFIKNAMKFNVKYWKIVALVSYFSNFVHVSSPFIAHLFLPVPLVLPVSSYSFLSENFTETFIYPVYFYQSIGIHMNMLYNVNIDTFFLGLMILVIAQLEILEQKLMTVTNKHDSNYSISLNTHLNKSIIHFDEVAKFCDLIENVFSITLFVQFSMASCIICVCLFRFTLPSPFQYYMFLATYMFVMMIQIMVPCWFGTRIITKSRLLSEAIYICDWTPRCRRFKSSIRVFVERANRPLSITGWKMFPLSLSTFTSIMNSAYSFFTLLRYMQTRES